CTCCCGTGCAGGTGTGAGAAGTTGGCGGAGATCATCTGGCAGAACCGGCAGCAGATCCGCAGAGCTGAGCACCTCTGCCAGCAGCTGCCCATCCCCGGCCCCGTGGAGGAGATGCTGGCTGAGGTCAACGCCACCATCACAGACATCATCTCAGCCCTGGTGACCAGGTGATTGCTGCCTCTTGGCCTCGCCCAGGCCCCATCCGGTTGGCCTGGGTCGCGGGCAGCAGGGTCTTTAGAGACAGGGCGCTCTGGCTTGAACCCTTCTGTCTCTGCCTCACaccctcatcccacccccctcTGTCGCCTGTTGCTGTGGCCTCTTGCTGTTCACCTTGCCCGGTTTCTCTCGTGGACACTGTATGGGCTCGTTCCCCCCGTGTCAGCTGTTGAGTTcatctcactgcctcccctccTGCCAGCTCCCCCGACTCGCAGCGGCCCCCCCGGGACCGGGGGCTGTGCCACAAGCCCTTCCTTCGCCTGCTGTGCCCCGCGCAAGGCGGCCTCGGCACACGGAGGGCGGGACCGGAGCGCCGTGCCCTGAGACGTCACCTGGTCACTTGTGTCCCCGCAGCACGTTCATCATCGAGAAGCAGCCCCCTCAGGTCCTGAAGACCCAGACCAAGTTCGCAGCCACCGTGCGCCTGCTGGTGGGCGGGAAGCTGAACGTGCACATGAACCCCCCCCAGGTGCAGGCGACCATCATCAGCGAGCAGCAGGCCAAGTCGCTGCTCAAGAACGAGAACACCCGCAAGTACGTTGCCCTCGAAACAGGAGGAAAGTGATCCCACCTTCTCGGAAGTTTCTAGGCCTGGCCGTTCCTTTGTAGGAACCCCATTAGCTCTGTGTCCCCTTCCAGCTCTCAGAGAAGCAGTAAGGGGGTTCTTCTGTGAAGAAACTATGATTTAGTAGGGATATGTCTATAGGAAACTTCTTATGTGTTTTATGTACATTTATTTCGTAGATAGATTATACAGCCGAACCCCCATCTCCTCTTAAATGAATTAAGTTTTTTGACAGCCTTCTTTATTTCCTCCTACCCCCAATATGTTTTCTACCTGGTGTGTGCTGAGACCCTGTATGGGTTTAAAGTTGTCTGTCTGATATGCAGTGATTACAGCGGAGAGATCTTGAACAACTGCTGTGTGATGGAGTATCACCAGGCCACGGGCACCCTCAGCGCTCACTTTAGGAACATGGTGAGGATGGGGAAAGAGGGTGAACGAATTTTCCCTAGCTGTTTGAGGGCTTTATcctctatttttctccttttcagtccCTGAAACGAATTAAGAGGTCTGACCGTCGTGGAGCGGAGTCGGTGACGGAAGAAAAATTTACAATCCTGTTTGAATCACAGTTCAGTGTTGGTGGAAATGAGCTGGTTTTTCAAgtcaaggtgtgtgtgtgtgtgtactttataTCCCAAAAGAATTGTTTTGATCACAGAGTATCTTcttgtgataatttttttaatttaatttttattttatattggagtatagttgattttcagtgttgtgttagtttcaggcgtatcTTCTTGTGATTACTGATGAACAGAAGTGAGGAGACCCTCATCCTTAGGACTCTATCTCTTAGATTCTCTTAAGACACAAACAAATAATAACGAAATGAAATAGCCGGAGATGTAGGCAGAAGCGAACCAAGAGAAACATCAGTCAGGATGGATTTGAGTACAGTTGTAGTAATTTTAGACGTTCGTTACTTGCTCTTTTTCCCCGGAAAtgtctccatttttcttcccttttctctcttagtCTCTAGCTTTGAGAAACTTACTCCATCCTTCAGAAATATCTAAGAAATACCTAAATACcaaaatgtcacacagaaatgtctcttttaaaaatatctaaaatttctaAGCCTGTGGCAATGTGCAAAGTCTCATTATTCCTGGAGCCCTTCCTATTCTGTATTCAAGGGTGACATTTACTGAAACTTGTAGAGAGAATAAACGTGTTGTGATAGAAAAAAAGGGGAGGAGGGCGGCGCGTGGGGCTGCAGGAGCTCAGCCCTGCTCCTGTGTCTTTTTCAGACCCTGTCCCTCCCGGTGGTGGTGATTGTCCACGGCAGCCAGGACAACAATGCGACGGCCACTGTTCTCTGGGACAACGCTTTTGCAGAGCCTGTGAGTGTATTCTTTGGGCCTGTGGGCCTCAAGATTTTGATACTGTTGTCATGAATCTCTTTCGAGTCTCTTTATCCCCACCAAAAGGCATAGAAGGAAAATGCAGTTTTGTTTAGTGGGAGGCAGAATGGAGAGTATGTGGAAAGTAGAACGAGCAGGGGCTTGAAGAAAGGCCAGGGTTTCAATTCAAGCTCCACCACTTCCTCACTCTGTGACAACAGGAAattcacttgacctctctgagtctAAATTTCCCATAAGTGTCTGCAACACAGGGAGAATAATGCCCCCGAGTGGTGTTTGGAAGATTCATTTAGGTGATACACAGAATGCTTGTCGCATAGTCAGTACTCTATAAATAGTATTTTGAATTGTGGGTGAAACCATGAATGGAATTTGGGACTCCCGGGTTTCTTTTAGACTCTCAGGAAGTCACTTAGCTTCGAAGTTGTTTCCTGTCATCTTCCCTCCCATGACTGAGGGTGAGATTTAATGTCCTTTCCAAATTTTAGATTCTGTGATTCATCCCAAGTCTCATGAAGAATGAGATGCTTtgtgtaaagaaataaatatgattcTGCGGATTTACGCACCCAAATGCTATCTGGTTACCACTCATGTGCTGCTTGatcattttcaaaacatttcagTAGGCAGAGTTCCATGTGTTGGCATATTTCCAGTAGAGGTTAGTCCACAAAAGCATGATAAAAGCTTATACTTGTTATTTGGGACATAAAAGTATGTCCTTCTCTAATGTGGCTCTAATGTGAAGAGTACAACTTGGCATTTTCAACAGGCCTCTTTAGAGAACAATATTTTTGCTGTAGGGGTGAGATTCTTAGCAGAAATTCTACGATGCTTGTGCTACAAACCCTGCGTTTGaggctccttttaaaaaatacctgccTAAGGAGCTTGAAGACTTGATCCAAAAGAGGATTTGGGATGAGCCATCATTTGGAACAGGAGGACGACTGATTCACTGACTGACTAgacatttaaacaaacaaacagataaataaatatatgtatagaaatgtgtgtgtgtgtgtgtgtatataggaaagaatgaatgaatgagaatcagaagacaaggaaaaaattagaattaaaaaaatataagccTCCTGGATAGGATTGCCATGTCTGCTCTCATTTCCCTCCCTGTGCATCCACAGATCTCACTCCTCATGTAACTCTGGCACCTCCTGTGATATGTCATTCCTAAAGTATCTTGTCTAAATAAGTaagcatttttaacatttttagttaCGTTAATGACTAGTGTACATCTTAtgctgtttttttatttatttacttttttgtattggagtatagtcgatttacaatgctgtgttagcttctggtgtacagcaaagtgattcatgtatatatatatatgaatagatGTATATATGTTCTTTCACTTTGAGCTAGAGTTCTTGGCAGAAGGGGTCAAGGGCAAGGCTGACACTTGTGCACACGCTTATGGACACATTCTCTCTCTGTACCTAGAGAACCAGTCTTGTAGATTTTAACTCCCTTTGAGTGTCAGAGCCAGACCTTGGTCATGTTTTGTTTGCGTGCCTGTTAGAAAGTACGAttgggcagaaatagagacacagatgtagagaacaaacgtatggacaccacgaGGGGggtaagtgggggtgggggtgggggtgggatgaactgggagattgggattgacatatatacactaatatgtataaaataggtaactaataagaacctgctgtataaataaataaataaaattctaaataaataaataagggaatgaggagagaatgatttaaaaaaaaaaaaaagaaagtaggattCCACTGTGCATCCAGCAGCTCATTTACAGGACACCACAGAGAGCCCGAGGTTACCTTCTAAGTTATGTGTGAAGGTGGTAAAATGGAACCTTCCGAATTTCACAGAAATGCATACCCCAAGGAAGTTGGAGTTTATCCTCAGGCTCAGCCAGACAAGTGTTTGTAACTCCATCCAGCcatcagtgtttttcttttgcagGTTGAGGGAATAAATCATGCAACTGTTTTCTCCTAAGGTTCTGGCTTCTCTCCCCACCAGGGCAGGGTGCCGTTTGCAGTGCCTGACAAAGTCCTGTGGCCGCAGCTGTGCGAGGCGCTCAACATGAAATTCAAGGCCGAAGTGCAGAGCAACCGGGGCCTGACCAAGGAGAACCTCGTGTTCCTGGCGCAGAAGCTCTTCAACAGCGGTAGCAGCCACCTCGAGGACTACAACGGCATGTCCGTGTCCTGGTCCCAGTTCAACAGGGTGAGGGACGCCGCCCGCTGCGGTTAGATCGGCCCCTGCAAACCAGATCCCTCAGGAGTCTCCCTGCCCTCGGCCCTCCTGTCTCTCATGCGACGTGCCCGTGGTAGTAGGAAGCTTCTGAATAGACGGACAACCACATACTtctttatgtagaaaattatGTTCGACTATATCAGCAAATTGGGCCTTGCATGCGGCTAgtgcattttcttcctttgtaaaggaAACAGCAAAGTAAACGGCAGCGTAACTCATGAGAAGTGAGGCTTTCGTGATGATGAAAACTCCGTGGCTCTGTCCCCTTGACTCTCTGATGTTCCTCGATGCGTAATGCAAAGTCAGGCTCCCGTGGGACCCTCAGCCTGCAAAAGGGGATGCTGACGAAGGAAACTTTGCCTCTAGCGTCCGGTAGTTCAGATGTCACCCGTCACACCTCTGATTATAAACTGAACTTTCGTGTCTTTGCTTACGCCCCCCACCCTCACCACACATGCCCTACTTCAGAGATCTCACAGTCTCTGAGTGGAACTCTTCTAAATGGTCGCCTGCTAACCAGCTGGCTAACAGGTTCACTGGTGGTCAGAGGAGGTTTGATAGGGAAGCAGGAGGCCTAGGTGGTCTGTCTTTGCCATTACAGTACGGCTCCTGCCTTCCACCGGCATCAGATCACTGCATTTTGCTGATCATGGTTGGTAACACCCGTATGACGGAGTGTTCTCTGTGGCCTCGTGGTGTGATCTAATCCCATTCAGATTTACAGGTTTCTCCGAAGCTCCCAGGTGACGCTGCTGTTGCTGGTCACAGACCACACGTCAACACCAGCAAAGGACTAGTCAGCCTAGATACAGGGGAAAGTATGTGTAGCCAGGGTCCACTGGGTGTTGGTAATTGCTCTGTGGTGTTTTCCCCTTCTTCCGTCTTTTCCCCTCTATTCTGTGTTCGGGTTGTAGGACCATTTGGTCAAACTCAGGTAGGTGTGTATATTTGTATGATTCTGACAATGTAAGACGttgttttccatttaatttttccaGTTAAAGTATATACAGGTAATAATATCCCAAGTGTTACTTTTGCCTTCTTGTGTTCATTGTTGTATCTCCAACCAGGAGAATTTACCGGGACGGAATTACACTTTCTGGCAGTGGTTTGACGGTGTGATGGAAGTGTTAAAAAAACATCTCAAGCCTCATTGGAATGATGGGTGAGAATCGTCATTTGTTAAGTCAGCAGTAGAGTAGTAGCAGGGTCTTTTTTCTGGCATTAAAACATCGCATTCTGCTTCTGCTCATTTGGCCTTTGTGATCCAGGGCTATCTTGGGTTTCGTGAACAAGCAACAGGCCCACGACCTACTCATTAACAAGCCTGATGGGACCTTCCTGCTGAGGTTCAGTGACTCTGAAATTGGTGGCATCACCATTGCTTGGAAGTTTGATTCTCGTGAGTGCCCCTCCCTTTTTAAGACACACCTTGGCTCTGGTTAGGGGCTTTTGTTGCAAAATTACTTTTAAcagtttattgagtacttattattCCTGGGCACGAGTACTAATTATGGGAGGCAGAAATGTATAACCATGACACAGCTGCAGCTTGTGTAAAATCTTATTATGGGAAACACAATTACTAATTTTGAGAAACACAGATGTACAACCCGACATATGGCTACATGTGATGCAGTATCCTGTCCAAGATCTCAGCTGCTTCCCTTTTGAAATGTTTGCCTTCCTATTACTCAACCTTGAGCTTATTTCAGTAAAGAATTACTCTGTTGTTTGGAGTCATTGGAGTGGAAATAATATGCTATTTTCATTATTCCTTTATCCTAACATAAGGAAACTGCCATTGATCATTTCCATCCAAGAATGTTAGTTCTTTTCCTCTGACCCTCACGGTAAGACAAGAGTAGCTTGCTAGTTTTTTGTGACTTAAAGATTTTAATAGCTTTTAATAACTCCCATGCACCCTCTGGCTATGGACACACTTCCTGTCTCTTTTACGTACTTTTGTACAGGGAATCAGGGACTGGAGTCAGCAAGAAGTTTCTTCTAGGGAGGGACAGAATACTGTTTGAACTGGAAACTACCTGAGATCATTAGATCTCTAGGAAAGTGGTATATGTGTTACCTGCTTATCTACCCATGACTTTAAAAAACTGcttaatcgggcttccctggtggcgcagtggttaagaatccacctgccgatgcaggggacacgggttcgagccctggtccgggaagatcccacatgccgcagaacaactaagcccgtgcgccacaactactgagcctgtgctctagagcccgcgagccacaactactgaagcccgcgcgcctagagcccatgctctgcaataagagaagccaccgcaacgagaagcccgtgcaccacaatgaagaatagaccctgcttgccgcaactagagaaagccagcatgcagcagcaaagactcagtgcagccaaaactaactcaataaataatatataaatttttaaaaaactacttgaTCTACAAcctatggtaattttttttttttttttttttggcggtatgcgggcctctcactgttgtggcctctcccgttgcggagcacgggctccggacgcgcaggctcagcggctgtggctcacgggcacagccgctctgcggcatgtgggatcttcccggaccggggcatgaacccgtgtcccctgcatcagcaggcggactccccactgcgccaacagggaagccctatggtaatttttaaatggagattTTTATTGGGACAATTTTAATGGAGAGCTTTATTTGTAGTATATTTGGGTTTTAAGATTTCCTGTTCAGAAATCATATTTAGACTATGATTATTCTGTTTTTTGATCTAGAGGAAAGAATGTTTTGGAATCTGATGCCTTTTACCACCAGAGACTTCTCCATCCGGTCCCTGGCTGACCGCTTGGGAGACCTGAGTTACCTTATCTACGTGTTTCCTGACCGGCCAAAAGATGAAGTGTACTCCAAATATTACACCCCAGTTCCCTGCGAGCCTGCCACTGGTAACAATGTTCGCATTCTGATTTGGTTTCAttgtgattttggttttgttttaggtgtacgtgtgtgtctgtgtgtggtcaGTCTGTCTGTCTGGCATGAAAATCTACGCAGTTAACACTCAGTTATTGCTGTTTGAGCTCTATCCAGGGCAGATGTAAATCCTGGGCTATTTTCTTCAGTTATACGAAAAACACATCAGCCGCCAACCCCAAATATCAAATTCAAGGGAATAAATTGCTTTTAATACAAGCTTAGATCAAACAAAATTAGGAaggtaaaattttgtttttcaaaacagagatggttttattgttttctgagaaTAAAagtattatgtatttattgtaaAATTTCCAGAAAAGTATAGACAAGAAAATAGGTATCACACAACATTTCTTATCTCATCAACGTAAACAATTTAGTGAATGTTCTTCCAGTCGACGTAGATATGTGTTCTGTCACCAGAGGCTTATTAAGCACTTCCTGTGTGGGGTTGCAATCTAATAGCAGAAGGAAGACAATAAACAcgtaaacaaataaatgtgtcTAGTGATGGACACTGTGAAAACAAATAAGGTGAAGGGATAGAGAAGTgacgggggtgtgtgtgtgcggtacagCACTTCACTCGAGTGGTCAGGGAAAGctcctctgaggaggtgacatcagAGTAGGCCTGAATGAAGTGAGGAAGCCACACATAGATCTAGAGAGAACATTCTAGGCCGAGAGAACAAGAGCAGAAACTCTGAGGTGGGAGTGAGGTTGGCATGCTTAGAAAACCTcacgagggggcttccctggtggcacagtggttaagaatccacctgccaatgcaggggacccaggtttaagccctggtccgggaagatcccacatgccacggagctactaagcccgtacgccacaactactgaacttgccctctagagcctgcgagccgcaactaccgagcccgtgtgccacaactattgaagcccgtgcgcctagagcctgtgc
The genomic region above belongs to Phocoena phocoena chromosome 19, mPhoPho1.1, whole genome shotgun sequence and contains:
- the LOC136138193 gene encoding signal transducer and activator of transcription 5B; the encoded protein is MAVWIQAQQLQGDALHQMQALYGQHFPIEVRHYLSQWIESQAWDSIDLDNPQENIKATQLLEGLVQELQKKAEHQVGEDGFLLKIKLGHYATQLQNTYDRCPMELVRCIRHILYNEQRLVREASNGNSPAGSLADAMSQKHLQINQTFEELRLVTQDTENELKKLQQTQEYFIIQYQESLRIQAQFAQLAQLNPQERLSRETALQQKQVSLEAWLQREAQTLQQYRVELAEKHQKTLQLLRKQQTIILDDELIQWKRRQQLAGNGGPPEGSLDVLQSWCEKLAEIIWQNRQQIRRAEHLCQQLPIPGPVEEMLAEVNATITDIISALVTSTFIIEKQPPQVLKTQTKFAATVRLLVGGKLNVHMNPPQVQATIISEQQAKSLLKNENTRNDYSGEILNNCCVMEYHQATGTLSAHFRNMSLKRIKRSDRRGAESVTEEKFTILFESQFSVGGNELVFQVKTLSLPVVVIVHGSQDNNATATVLWDNAFAEPGRVPFAVPDKVLWPQLCEALNMKFKAEVQSNRGLTKENLVFLAQKLFNSGSSHLEDYNGMSVSWSQFNRENLPGRNYTFWQWFDGVMEVLKKHLKPHWNDGAILGFVNKQQAHDLLINKPDGTFLLRFSDSEIGGITIAWKFDSQERMFWNLMPFTTRDFSIRSLADRLGDLSYLIYVFPDRPKDEVYSKYYTPVPCEPATAKAVDGYVKPQIKQVVPEFVSASADSAGSSATYMDQAPSPAVCPQAHYNMYPQNPDPVIDNDGDFDLDDTMDVARRVEELLGRPMDSQWIPHAQS